In the genome of Candidatus Paceibacterota bacterium, one region contains:
- a CDS encoding ATP-binding protein, producing the protein MQTLYIMCGVGFSGKSTLAKKISEHIGAVLVSQDAMYFEKQKELNIDQDDDNQWRILLDLCKEKILDNLKQGKSVVFDNVSAKVEHREELRQLVKLANAKTKVIFLDTPLEVQKERRLKNRETGERHDVKQEYLDQAIKELEIPTKDEDVLVFKPDSNLETFLDSLK; encoded by the coding sequence ATGCAAACTTTATATATTATGTGTGGTGTAGGTTTTTCAGGAAAATCTACACTTGCTAAAAAGATATCTGAACACATAGGCGCAGTTTTAGTTAGTCAAGATGCTATGTATTTTGAAAAGCAAAAAGAATTAAATATTGATCAAGATGATGATAATCAATGGAGAATACTTCTTGATCTGTGTAAGGAAAAAATTCTGGATAATTTAAAACAGGGAAAGTCAGTTGTCTTCGATAACGTGAGCGCCAAAGTTGAACATAGGGAAGAATTGAGACAACTTGTAAAATTAGCTAACGCCAAAACAAAAGTAATTTTTTTAGATACACCACTTGAAGTACAAAAAGAAAGGCGGTTAAAAAATAGAGAAACCGGTGAACGACACGATGTTAAACAAGAATACTTAGACCAAGCCATAAAAGAGCTTGAGATACCGACAAAGGATGAAGATGTGCTTGTTTTTAAACCCGACTCCAATCTAGAGACTTTTTTAGATTCTCTAAAATAG